A window from Methylocystis sp. MJC1 encodes these proteins:
- a CDS encoding efflux RND transporter periplasmic adaptor subunit, with product MNRFRLAFLLAALASPSAAWAGETAVRLAPIDDMKAVVASVEPAHQLMARARIGGTVTTLKIKEGDTVAAGAEIALVADQKLFLQMQSLDQRIRAQQAQRDKAQSDFDRAQELLRRGTSTKVMFDQAKTALDVAERNLAALQSDRGVIEQQTAEGSVKAPGAGRILTIPVSVGRVVMPGETIATLAENNYILRLQLPERHARFMRAGDRVEIGERGVNTGAGARKEGRVRIVYPEIQGGRVIADVDVKGLDNYFVGERARVYVTTGKRDTILAPKSAVYRRAGVDFVRLADGAEVVVQTGDAHGETIEILTGLHDGDVVHTP from the coding sequence ATGAATCGCTTCCGACTCGCTTTTCTTTTAGCCGCCCTGGCCTCGCCGTCCGCAGCCTGGGCGGGCGAAACGGCCGTCCGCCTTGCGCCGATCGACGATATGAAGGCGGTCGTCGCTTCTGTCGAACCCGCGCACCAACTCATGGCCCGAGCCCGCATTGGCGGCACGGTGACGACGCTCAAGATCAAGGAAGGCGACACGGTGGCCGCCGGGGCCGAGATTGCGCTCGTCGCCGACCAAAAGCTTTTTCTGCAAATGCAGTCGCTCGATCAGCGCATTCGCGCCCAGCAGGCGCAGCGCGACAAGGCTCAGAGCGACTTCGACCGCGCGCAAGAGCTTCTGCGCCGCGGCACCTCAACCAAGGTCATGTTCGATCAGGCCAAGACCGCGCTCGACGTCGCAGAGCGCAATCTCGCCGCGCTGCAATCCGACCGCGGCGTGATCGAGCAGCAGACGGCGGAAGGCTCGGTGAAGGCGCCGGGCGCCGGCCGCATTCTGACCATCCCCGTCTCCGTCGGCCGTGTGGTGATGCCCGGCGAAACGATCGCGACTCTCGCCGAGAACAATTACATCCTGCGCCTGCAATTGCCGGAGCGCCACGCCCGCTTCATGCGCGCCGGCGATCGCGTCGAGATCGGCGAACGCGGCGTCAACACCGGCGCCGGCGCCCGCAAGGAAGGGCGCGTGCGCATCGTCTATCCTGAGATTCAAGGCGGCCGCGTGATCGCCGACGTCGACGTGAAGGGGCTGGATAATTATTTCGTCGGCGAGCGCGCCCGCGTCTATGTGACGACCGGCAAGCGCGACACGATCCTCGCACCGAAATCCGCCGTCTATCGGCGCGCCGGCGTCGACTTCGTTCGCCTCGCGGACGGCGCCGAAGTGGTCGTGCAGACCGGCGACGCGCATGGCGAGACGATCGAGATTCTCACGGGTCTCCATGACGGCGATGTGGTGCACACGCCATGA
- the cydX gene encoding cytochrome bd-I oxidase subunit CydX, giving the protein MWYFSWILGLGLACAFGILNAMWLELDDDDERRK; this is encoded by the coding sequence ATGTGGTATTTTTCCTGGATCCTCGGCCTAGGGCTCGCCTGCGCCTTCGGCATCCTCAACGCCATGTGGCTTGAGCTCGACGACGACGACGAGCGCCGCAAGTAA
- the cydB gene encoding cytochrome d ubiquinol oxidase subunit II, whose product MFDYATLRFIWWALLGVLLVGFAIFDGFDLGVAMLHPFVAKKDVERRVLINTIGPVWEGNQVWFILGGGAIFAAWPPLYAASFSGFYLAMLLVLIGFILRPVSITFRSKREEPLWRATWDWLFFVSGALPSVLFGVAFGNLLLGVPFHFDPSLRFQYEGDLLGLLRPFALLCGLVSVVMLFMQGAAWLAGKTEGEISARARGIAAAAALALVLLLLAGGLWIATGIEGYRIESDVNYAGPSNPFGKTVVAGAGEWLLNYARFPLAALAPLAALLGALGAAILLAIGSPLAILASSVSVAGVVTTAGFSLFPFLLPSSSHPGESLTVWDSSSSQATLGLMLVVALFFLPIVLTYTSWVYWVLRGAVREAAIEKGDDHYY is encoded by the coding sequence ATGTTCGATTATGCGACCCTGCGCTTCATCTGGTGGGCGCTCCTCGGCGTGCTGCTCGTCGGCTTCGCCATCTTCGACGGCTTCGACCTCGGCGTCGCTATGCTGCACCCCTTCGTGGCGAAGAAGGATGTCGAGCGCCGCGTGTTGATCAACACGATCGGCCCGGTGTGGGAAGGCAATCAGGTCTGGTTCATTCTGGGCGGCGGCGCGATCTTCGCCGCCTGGCCGCCGCTCTACGCCGCCTCCTTCTCCGGCTTCTATCTCGCGATGTTGCTGGTGCTGATCGGCTTCATTCTAAGGCCCGTCTCCATCACCTTCCGCAGCAAGCGGGAGGAGCCGCTCTGGCGCGCGACATGGGACTGGCTCTTTTTCGTCTCGGGCGCCTTGCCGTCGGTGTTGTTTGGCGTCGCTTTCGGCAATCTGCTGCTGGGCGTCCCCTTCCATTTCGATCCGTCGCTGCGCTTCCAATATGAGGGCGACCTTCTCGGCCTGCTGCGCCCCTTCGCGCTGCTCTGCGGACTTGTGAGCGTGGTGATGCTGTTCATGCAAGGGGCCGCCTGGCTCGCGGGCAAGACCGAGGGCGAGATTAGCGCTCGGGCGCGCGGTATCGCCGCCGCCGCCGCCCTGGCGCTCGTACTACTGCTTCTGGCGGGAGGGCTCTGGATCGCCACCGGAATCGAAGGCTATCGAATCGAGTCGGACGTCAATTACGCCGGCCCGTCGAACCCCTTCGGCAAGACGGTCGTGGCCGGCGCCGGCGAGTGGCTTCTCAATTATGCGCGGTTTCCGCTTGCCGCGCTCGCGCCCCTTGCCGCCCTTCTCGGCGCGCTCGGCGCCGCGATCCTGCTGGCGATCGGTTCGCCGCTCGCGATCTTGGCGTCGAGCGTCTCTGTCGCAGGCGTCGTGACGACGGCGGGCTTCAGCCTGTTTCCCTTCCTGCTGCCATCTTCTTCGCATCCGGGCGAGAGCCTGACCGTGTGGGATTCGTCGTCGAGCCAGGCCACGCTCGGGCTCATGCTCGTCGTAGCCCTCTTCTTCCTGCCGATCGTGCTTACCTATACCTCATGGGTCTATTGGGTGTTGCGCGGCGCGGTGCGCGAGGCGGCGATCGAAAAAGGCGACGATCACTATTACTGA
- a CDS encoding Crp/Fnr family transcriptional regulator: MASDWIEDVPLLRALDGSTKTMLRDSAIRKQIPRGAVLFRPGDQCVQFPLIVSGTVRVQRVTESGREIVLYRVSTNETCILTTASLLSDDAYAAEGVAETDVVAYIVPAERFAALMNASEGFRALVFDGYSRRIATLMCRIEEIVCTRINVRLAERLLALRGVDNRICVTQQALAADLGTAREVVGRTLKTFERSGWVKLSRGGTEITDAGALRALCDAERD, encoded by the coding sequence ATGGCGTCTGACTGGATCGAGGATGTCCCCCTCCTGCGCGCGCTCGACGGGTCGACCAAGACGATGCTGCGCGACTCGGCCATCCGAAAGCAAATTCCGCGCGGCGCTGTGCTTTTCCGTCCCGGCGACCAATGCGTACAGTTTCCCTTGATCGTCTCGGGAACCGTCCGCGTCCAGCGCGTCACTGAGTCGGGGCGCGAGATCGTGCTCTACCGCGTCTCGACCAATGAGACCTGCATTCTCACGACCGCTTCGCTGCTCTCCGACGACGCTTATGCGGCGGAAGGCGTCGCCGAGACGGATGTCGTCGCTTATATCGTGCCGGCCGAGCGCTTCGCCGCCTTGATGAATGCTTCGGAAGGCTTTCGCGCGCTGGTTTTCGACGGCTACAGCCGCCGCATCGCCACGCTGATGTGCCGCATCGAAGAGATCGTCTGCACGCGCATCAATGTGCGGCTCGCCGAGCGGCTGCTCGCCTTGCGCGGCGTAGACAATCGCATTTGCGTCACGCAGCAGGCGCTCGCGGCCGATCTCGGAACGGCGCGGGAAGTTGTGGGGCGCACACTCAAGACTTTCGAACGTTCGGGCTGGGTCAAACTATCGCGCGGAGGAACAGAAATCACCGACGCAGGGGCCTTGCGCGCGCTTTGCGATGCCGAGCGTGACTAA
- a CDS encoding sulfite exporter TauE/SafE family protein — MHCHGCEHIIERSLRRLPGVRRAVASYPTETVTVDFDPQAVGLDAIYESVEENGYRVELGERREKPLLQRLALFAVAAVGLAGLIYIDTKWISAHGSPDIAQHMSLWLIFLLGLVTGFHCIGMCGAFVVSYTTADARANRSSRLSHLAFGAGKTLSYTAIGAAFGALGAIIAFTPLLRGVAGMAAGAFLIIFGLNMLGLFAPLRRFRLSLPAPLERWVHREANGRHRPFVIGLLNGLMIACGPLQAMYVMAAGTGSAIEGAKMLLAFGLGTLPVMLAFGVIASMLSNALTHRLLKSSGVIVVALGAVMINRGLILTGWGVDLGSIVAQMQQSDAPIATSAPPPARAVQTIEMEANALGYAPSRFTLIRGAPVKWVINATRITQCNHRIVVPALGLEFDLKPGLQTIDFTPQNAGLIPWSCWMGMIRGEFDVVEPGAPPPAPKEAAPPSAACPVEAEPAPAPVETYVVQRGDTLMRIAKKKYGNVARWREIAAANPGVHVGRLKRGQVLTLPPKARP; from the coding sequence ATGCACTGTCATGGGTGCGAGCATATTATCGAAAGGAGTCTGCGAAGACTTCCTGGCGTGCGCCGCGCCGTCGCCAGCTATCCAACCGAAACCGTTACAGTCGACTTCGACCCTCAGGCGGTCGGCCTCGACGCGATCTATGAGAGCGTCGAGGAAAATGGCTATCGCGTCGAATTAGGCGAGCGGCGCGAAAAGCCGCTGCTGCAGCGGCTAGCATTGTTTGCCGTGGCCGCCGTCGGTCTCGCAGGTCTGATCTACATCGACACCAAATGGATCAGCGCTCACGGCTCTCCCGACATTGCGCAGCATATGAGCCTCTGGCTTATCTTCCTGCTCGGGCTCGTGACGGGCTTCCACTGCATCGGCATGTGCGGCGCCTTCGTGGTGAGCTATACGACCGCGGATGCGCGCGCCAACCGCTCGTCGCGCCTTTCGCATCTCGCTTTCGGCGCCGGCAAGACGCTCTCCTATACAGCGATCGGCGCCGCCTTCGGCGCGCTGGGCGCGATCATCGCTTTCACGCCGCTGCTGCGGGGCGTGGCGGGCATGGCGGCGGGGGCCTTTCTCATCATCTTCGGGCTCAACATGCTGGGCCTGTTCGCGCCGCTGCGGCGCTTTCGCCTTTCCCTGCCGGCGCCGCTCGAACGTTGGGTACATCGTGAAGCGAACGGACGGCATCGCCCCTTTGTCATCGGGCTCCTCAATGGCTTGATGATCGCCTGCGGCCCTTTGCAGGCGATGTATGTGATGGCGGCCGGAACCGGCAGCGCCATCGAAGGCGCAAAAATGCTCCTGGCTTTCGGGCTTGGCACGCTGCCGGTCATGCTCGCCTTCGGCGTCATCGCCTCGATGCTCTCGAATGCGCTGACGCATCGCCTGCTGAAATCCTCGGGCGTGATCGTCGTCGCGCTGGGCGCGGTGATGATCAACCGCGGGCTGATACTAACAGGCTGGGGCGTCGATCTCGGCTCGATCGTGGCGCAGATGCAGCAAAGCGACGCGCCGATCGCAACGAGCGCCCCGCCGCCCGCGCGCGCCGTGCAGACCATCGAGATGGAGGCGAATGCGCTCGGTTATGCGCCTTCCCGCTTCACGCTCATTCGCGGCGCGCCGGTCAAATGGGTGATCAACGCCACGCGGATCACGCAGTGCAATCATCGCATTGTCGTCCCCGCCCTTGGCCTCGAATTCGATTTGAAGCCCGGGCTCCAGACCATCGACTTCACGCCACAGAATGCGGGCCTGATTCCGTGGAGCTGCTGGATGGGCATGATTCGCGGCGAATTCGACGTGGTCGAGCCCGGCGCGCCGCCGCCGGCGCCGAAAGAAGCCGCGCCGCCCTCTGCGGCTTGCCCGGTGGAGGCGGAACCGGCGCCGGCGCCTGTCGAAACATATGTCGTCCAGCGCGGCGATACGCTGATGCGCATCGCGAAGAAAAAATATGGCAATGTCGCGCGCTGGCGCGAGATCGCCGCGGCCAATCCGGGCGTGCATGTCGGGAGACTGAAACGGGGTCAGGTTCTGACACTGCCGCCAAAAGCGCGGCCATGA
- a CDS encoding DUF2892 domain-containing protein, with protein sequence MEANIGQTDKIIRIVAGLVLLSLAFIGPKTAWGFIGLVPLATAFINFCPAYKLLGMNTLGK encoded by the coding sequence ATGGAAGCGAATATCGGCCAGACGGATAAAATCATCCGTATCGTTGCAGGGCTGGTGCTGCTCAGTCTCGCCTTTATCGGTCCGAAGACGGCTTGGGGCTTCATCGGACTCGTGCCTCTCGCAACCGCCTTCATCAATTTCTGTCCAGCCTATAAACTTCTGGGCATGAATACGCTCGGCAAATAG
- the cydP gene encoding cytochrome oxidase putative small subunit CydP translates to MPRSTLRRELTLAITVKVAAIFLLYFLFFSPAHRIHVSPADMAAALLEKPHAR, encoded by the coding sequence ATGCCGCGCAGCACCCTTCGCCGCGAACTAACGCTCGCGATCACTGTCAAAGTAGCGGCAATTTTCTTGCTGTATTTCCTGTTCTTCAGTCCGGCGCATCGCATCCATGTGTCGCCGGCCGACATGGCTGCGGCGCTCTTGGAGAAGCCGCACGCGCGTTGA
- a CDS encoding DUF2892 domain-containing protein, whose translation MNVDRMVMAVAGAMVLSSVTLAYLFSPWWMALAAFVGANMLQASFTGFCPLALILKRIGVRPGSAF comes from the coding sequence ATGAACGTCGATCGAATGGTCATGGCTGTCGCCGGCGCGATGGTGCTGTCGAGCGTAACGCTGGCTTATCTGTTTTCGCCCTGGTGGATGGCGCTCGCCGCTTTCGTCGGGGCGAATATGTTGCAGGCCTCTTTTACCGGCTTTTGCCCTTTGGCCTTGATACTCAAGCGCATCGGCGTAAGACCGGGATCGGCCTTCTGA
- a CDS encoding cytochrome ubiquinol oxidase subunit I: MDFDVVTLSRLQFALTALYHFLFVPLTLGLTLLLAIMESVYVMTGREIWRDAVKFWGTLFGINFVMGVATGITMEFQFGTNWAYYSHYVGDIFGAPLAIEGLMAFFLEATFVGLFFFGWKRLTKVQHLLVTWLVAFGSNFSALWILIANAWMSNPVGAAFNPQTMRMELSSFFEVMFNPVAQSKFVHTVSAGYVTGSMFVMSIGAYYILRKKHVEIARRSLTVAASFGLASALSVVVLGDESGYTAGENQKMKIAAIEAMWETEPAPASFTLFGLPDLQTQTTKYAVEIPYVLGLIATRSFDKPVEGIKPLVEHNAARIRNGLPGYKWMTEQGGRVGVSVPPQLEGSMRDVGHSLLLKRIRPDIENATEDEIKQAALSTIPDVPVLFWSFRIMVALGFYFIVLFGVAFYLSSQRRCGQPWFLRLTMFSLPLPWIAAELGWIVAEYGRQPWIIDGVMPTFVGVSSVPASNVAASLAAFVIFYTALAAVDVGLLVKYIRKGPHPAPASPPLAGALPEAQPAFDASR; this comes from the coding sequence ATGGACTTTGACGTCGTCACACTTTCCCGTCTGCAATTCGCGCTGACGGCCCTATACCACTTTCTCTTTGTGCCGCTCACTTTGGGTCTCACCTTGCTGCTCGCCATCATGGAGAGCGTCTATGTGATGACGGGGCGCGAGATCTGGCGGGACGCGGTCAAATTCTGGGGGACGCTCTTCGGCATCAATTTCGTGATGGGCGTCGCCACCGGCATCACGATGGAATTCCAGTTCGGAACGAACTGGGCCTATTACTCCCACTATGTCGGCGATATTTTCGGCGCGCCGCTCGCCATCGAAGGGCTGATGGCCTTCTTCCTGGAGGCGACTTTCGTCGGCCTCTTCTTCTTCGGCTGGAAGCGTCTCACCAAGGTGCAACACCTTCTCGTCACCTGGCTCGTCGCGTTCGGCTCCAACTTCTCGGCGCTCTGGATTCTTATCGCCAACGCCTGGATGTCCAATCCCGTCGGCGCCGCCTTCAATCCGCAGACGATGCGCATGGAGCTCAGCTCTTTCTTCGAAGTGATGTTCAATCCGGTGGCGCAATCGAAATTCGTCCATACGGTCAGCGCCGGCTATGTGACCGGCTCCATGTTCGTCATGTCGATCGGCGCCTATTACATCCTACGCAAGAAGCACGTCGAAATCGCACGCCGCTCGCTGACTGTCGCCGCGAGCTTCGGTCTTGCGTCAGCCTTGTCGGTCGTCGTGCTCGGCGACGAGAGCGGCTATACGGCGGGTGAAAACCAGAAGATGAAAATCGCCGCCATCGAGGCGATGTGGGAGACGGAGCCCGCACCGGCTTCCTTCACGCTCTTCGGCCTGCCCGATCTCCAGACCCAGACGACCAAATATGCGGTCGAAATCCCCTATGTCCTGGGCCTTATCGCGACGCGCTCCTTCGACAAACCCGTCGAAGGCATCAAGCCGCTTGTCGAGCACAATGCGGCGCGCATCCGCAACGGACTTCCCGGTTATAAATGGATGACCGAGCAAGGCGGCCGCGTTGGCGTTTCCGTGCCGCCGCAGCTCGAAGGCTCGATGCGCGACGTCGGCCATTCGCTGCTGCTCAAGCGCATCCGCCCGGACATCGAGAACGCCACCGAGGACGAGATCAAGCAGGCGGCGCTCTCGACCATCCCCGATGTGCCGGTCCTCTTCTGGTCCTTCCGCATCATGGTGGCGCTGGGCTTCTATTTCATCGTGCTCTTCGGCGTCGCCTTCTATCTGTCGAGCCAGCGGCGCTGCGGCCAGCCGTGGTTTCTGCGGCTCACCATGTTCAGCCTGCCCCTGCCTTGGATCGCCGCCGAGCTCGGCTGGATCGTCGCCGAATATGGCCGCCAGCCCTGGATCATCGACGGCGTGATGCCGACCTTCGTCGGCGTGTCGAGCGTGCCCGCCTCCAATGTCGCGGCGAGCCTCGCGGCTTTCGTCATCTTCTACACGGCGCTTGCGGCGGTCGATGTAGGGTTGCTCGTCAAATATATCCGCAAGGGACCGCATCCCGCGCCGGCATCCCCGCCGCTTGCCGGCGCGCTTCCGGAAGCGCAGCCCGCCTTCGACGCCTCGCGCTAA
- a CDS encoding NAD(P)/FAD-dependent oxidoreductase has translation MAHVVVLGAGIGGVAAAIEVRESLKKEHKVTVVSDLPNFQFTPSNPWLAVNWRKPEELKVPLAPVFKKKNIGFTDAGAKRVHPAENRIELNNGESISYDYLVIATGPKLAFSEIPGLGPHGGHTHSICTLQHAEIASKAWEEFCADPGPIVVGASPAVSCFGPAYEYAMILVSDLRKRGIRHKVPITFVTSEPYIGHLGLGGVGDTKGMLESAFRDRDVKWITNAKTTSVEPGVLKCQELNDDGSLKKEHELPFKFAMMMPAFTGIDALMGIEGLVNPRGFVVIDKNQRNPTFKNVFGVGVCVAIPPAEPTPVATGMPKTGYMIESMVTATAHNIAAVINGKEPKEEGTWNAVCLADFGDRGVAFVAQPQIPPRNVNWSSQGRWVHWAKVAYEKYFLRKVRNGQSEPVYERYIMKLIGIERLRRVL, from the coding sequence ATGGCTCACGTGGTGGTTCTCGGCGCCGGAATCGGCGGCGTCGCGGCAGCGATCGAAGTGCGCGAATCCTTGAAGAAGGAGCACAAGGTCACTGTCGTTTCCGATTTGCCGAACTTTCAATTCACGCCGTCAAATCCCTGGCTCGCGGTCAATTGGCGCAAGCCCGAGGAATTGAAGGTGCCGCTCGCGCCCGTGTTCAAGAAAAAGAACATCGGCTTCACGGATGCCGGCGCCAAGCGCGTGCATCCAGCGGAGAACCGCATCGAGCTCAATAATGGCGAGAGCATTTCCTATGACTATCTCGTCATCGCGACGGGGCCCAAGCTCGCCTTCTCAGAAATCCCGGGGCTCGGCCCGCATGGCGGCCATACGCATTCGATCTGCACGCTGCAGCACGCCGAAATCGCGTCGAAGGCCTGGGAAGAATTCTGCGCGGATCCCGGACCAATCGTCGTCGGCGCGTCTCCCGCTGTTTCCTGTTTCGGGCCCGCTTACGAATATGCAATGATCCTTGTGTCAGACCTGCGCAAGCGCGGCATCCGCCATAAGGTGCCGATCACTTTCGTGACGTCGGAGCCCTATATCGGCCATCTGGGCCTCGGCGGCGTCGGCGACACCAAGGGCATGCTCGAGTCCGCTTTCCGCGATCGTGACGTCAAATGGATCACTAACGCGAAGACCACCTCGGTGGAGCCGGGCGTCCTCAAATGCCAGGAGTTGAACGACGACGGCTCGTTGAAGAAAGAACACGAGCTTCCCTTCAAATTCGCGATGATGATGCCGGCCTTCACGGGCATCGACGCGCTGATGGGAATCGAAGGTCTCGTCAACCCGCGCGGTTTCGTCGTCATCGACAAGAACCAGCGCAATCCGACCTTCAAGAACGTCTTCGGCGTCGGCGTCTGCGTCGCCATCCCGCCGGCGGAACCGACGCCTGTTGCGACAGGCATGCCCAAAACGGGTTATATGATCGAATCAATGGTGACGGCGACCGCGCACAACATTGCGGCGGTCATCAACGGCAAAGAGCCGAAGGAAGAAGGCACATGGAACGCCGTTTGCCTCGCCGATTTCGGCGATCGCGGCGTCGCCTTCGTCGCTCAGCCGCAAATCCCGCCGCGCAACGTCAACTGGTCGAGCCAGGGTCGTTGGGTGCACTGGGCGAAAGTCGCATATGAGAAATACTTCTTGCGTAAGGTGCGTAACGGACAAAGCGAGCCGGTTTACGAACGCTACATCATGAAGCTGATCGGAATCGAACGCTTGCGCCGCGTTCTCTGA
- a CDS encoding ArsR/SmtB family transcription factor produces MNINPADLAPKAEEAESFLKALANRHRLMVLCELHKGELSVNKLQETIGLSQSSLSQHLARLRDDKLVKTRRESQSIFYSLADENVSRFIGLLYELFCADECNARSRPKKRPRARN; encoded by the coding sequence ATGAATATAAATCCGGCAGACCTCGCGCCAAAAGCCGAAGAGGCTGAAAGCTTCTTGAAGGCTCTCGCCAATCGCCACCGGCTCATGGTCCTGTGCGAATTGCACAAGGGCGAGCTGTCGGTGAACAAGCTCCAGGAGACGATTGGCCTCAGCCAGTCCTCTCTCTCGCAGCATCTCGCCCGGCTGCGTGATGACAAGCTCGTGAAAACGCGCCGCGAGTCACAGTCGATCTTCTATTCGCTCGCCGATGAAAACGTCTCTCGTTTTATCGGCTTGCTTTACGAATTGTTCTGCGCGGACGAATGCAATGCGCGGAGCCGACCTAAGAAGCGCCCGCGGGCGCGCAACTGA